Below is a genomic region from Salvelinus fontinalis isolate EN_2023a chromosome 2, ASM2944872v1, whole genome shotgun sequence.
gtgtgtgtgctggaagtaacggttagctcagataagaagctgggaagctgtagttagccttgagcgagaacagaggacattgtatacaggtgcagatatctcagacaatgttataaaactgtctgaccccagtctttggggtgaaggagcgtaatctacacagcaacagcgttgGGACATCATATGCGCTAAGGGGCCAGGACTGGCTTAAGGCGCCAacatcaacgataggctgggtgagtctaaaccacgcccagtctctactctgacaggccggctcggacgTGGGAACTAACCTCTGTCAGAGTATAATATAATATCTTTGTCAGAAACAAATCAGTTCTCTGTCTTATCCtgcgtgatgaaacattgaacccgtatatacggaaattgtatttgccatttattaacttttgaattaaacaattattttaaccaagttcaggtgtgctactgttcctatctcagttgaacaTTCGCAACCCTAACACTTATcatcacctgttataaaatgacaacaatgccttgGTAGTTTACTTATTTTTCCACTTtcgaagcactgtttcctgaagcgTTCTGCCCCGTTCTGAAAGAACTCACTTGGTTTACCGTCATATCGTGCCTGGATATTTGGCCAGGACGTgtcgttttattaatttgttcgtttttgagagactcattactaagcacttccccacacaaaacacattgtgggcgCTCCTCGTTATTTCTCAAAATGTGTATGAAAGAGACAGAAAGTCATCACTGTATTTGCGTGTCATGACGATTGGgctcagtcagaacttgtggCTAGTTTGAGTCCATTTCATGACAGCGGTGAGTGATGGCGAGCGGGATTAACAAGTCAGTGGCTTGAACGACTGCGCTGCAGTGTGTGGGTCGCGGAGTGATCTTCAAGTAAACTGCAGAAAAAAGATCCGGTAAACCGCGAAGCACACGGGCATCTCCCTCTACCACTCGCGCAgcagccaaactgagcagagaccacTGCTAAGCAGAGAACGCACTGAACGGAGAGCGCAGTTcacttggccaaatcaattccaCTAATTAATGAAGTAATTATACATTTACGTCGCGACCCACCATTAACAGGTCCGCGACCCATACTTTAAGAAACGCTGGTGTAACGCAATAAAAAAATTAACTTGTGATGGGTGCGGACGATTGTCAAGGCATACATGTGAATGCCTGTCGTATAACGTCAATATAAAACCATAATAGGAGTTACATGTGTTAGATATTTTAAACTTTATTTTTCATTGCATTGTAATGTTATATTAAATGCAATTTATAGCTATTTCTTTGACAAATTGTTTGTCTTTTTAGAAGTGTTAATGCAGGCAACTAAGACAACGCCTACTATTTATTGCCGTAGACGTGCGTGCGTTCCAAGAGGCATTGACAGGACCCCTAGCCAAATCAGGCATTAGGTGTGAGCCTGAAGCTCTTAAAACTAGTGGTTATAACTAAGCATTATTCTAATTAAACGATTTGTTTTAACTTTACTTAATAATGCTTACGGTTTTGTTAAACAGTCAACAATAATAAGGTCGTTTTCGAGGGGTATGTTGTCTTTCCGTTGATTGACTTGGAGGTAATGCTAACTAGCTACTGATGTCTTACATTGACTGCGCCGTTAGTTAGTATAGCTAGGTACCTAGCCAGCTATGAATGAAGTCTCAGCCAAGAAACTAGGCAGTTGTCAAAAATACTAGCTCGCTCACCAGCTCTTGAAACTAGCTCGCCAGTTACCATAGCGATCTAACTTGTAGCTAGTCTTGGATATATCCTAGCTATGATTGTCTGTATGATTGGTCACCGTTTACAATAAAATGTTACCTTCCAATTTTGTCTGGCAAAGGCACCAGAATATAGGCATCATGCAAGTTAGCAATTTAACGCAATTGCTGGCTAATTATGTCTGACAGACTGAGTTTCAACAGCAGATGTAAGGAAATTGTCATACAATTCTACCTATCTTTGACTTCGTGAATGAATATCAATCATCTTTGTTGCTAGAGATTGATCCTCAGCCTGTTAGTTAGCTAAGCCcgaggtacactacatgaccaaacatATGTGGATACCTACTCTTTGAACATATCATTTcaaagtcatgggcattaatatggagttggtctcccccattttgctgctataacagcctccactcttctggaaggctttccactagattcttgaaacattgctgcaggaatttgcttccattcagccacatgagcattagtgaggttgggcactgatgttgagcgattaggcctggctcgcagtcggcgatccaattcatcccaacggtgttcgatggggttgcggttagggctctgtgcaggccggtTAAGTTTTTCCACAAAGATCTTGACcagccatttctgtatggacctcgctttgtgcacaggggcattgccatgctgaatcatgaaatggccttccccaaactgtttccagaatgttggaagcacagaatcatctagaatgtaattgtatgctgtattgttaagatttcccttcacttgaactaaggggcctagcccaaaccatgaaaaaacagccccagaccattattcttcctccaccaaactttacagttggcactatgcattcgggcaggtagcgttctcctggcatccgccatagtgtccagagcatggaggcgctaccaggagacaggccagtacatcaggagatgtggaggaggccgtaggagggcagcaacccagcagcaggaccgctacctccgcctttgtgcaaggaggtgcactgccagagccctgcaaaatcacctccagcaggccacaaatgtgcatgtgtcagcatatggtctcacaaggggtctgaggatcttatCTCGGtatctaatggcagtcaggctacctctggcgagcacatggagggctgtgcggccccacaaagaaatgccaccccacaccatgactgacccatcgccaaaccggtcatgctggaggatgttgcaggcagcagaacgttctccacgacgtctccagactctgtcacgtctgtcacatgtgctcagtgtgaacctgctttcatctgaagagcacagggcgccagtggcgaatttgccaatcttggtgttctctggcaaatgccaaacgtcctgcacggtgttgggctgtaagcacaacccccacctgtggacgtcgggccctcataccaccctcatggagtctgtttctgaccgtttgagcagacacatgcacatttgtggcctgctggaggtcattttccagggcgctggcagtgcacctccttgcacaaaggcggaggtagcggtcctgctgctgggttgttgccctcctacggcctccttcacgtctcaaggcggtggcccgttcctgtaggttcatgctctacaacatccgcagagtacgaccctgcctcacacaggaagcggcgcaggtcctaatccaggcacttgtcatctcccgtctggattactgcaactcgctgttggctgggctccctgcctgtgccattaaacccctacaactcatccagaacgccgcagcccgtctggtgttcaaccttcccaagttctctcacgtcaccccgctcctccgctctctccactggcttccagttgaagctcgcatccgctacaagaccatggtgcttgcctacggagctgtgaggggaacggcacctcagtaccttcaggctctgatcaggccctacacccaaacaagggcactgcgttcatccacctctggcctgctcgcctccctaccactgaggaagtacagttcccgctcagcccagtcaaaactgttcgctgctctggcaccccaatggtggaacaaactccctcacgacgccaggacagcggagtcaatcaccaccttccggaaacacctgaaaccccacctctttaaggaatacctaagataggataaagcaatccttctgacccccccccccttaaaagatttagatgcactattgtaaagtggctgttccactggatgtcataaggtgaatgcaccaatttgtaagtcgctctggataagagcgtctgctaaatgacttaaatgtaatgtaatgtctcctgatgtactggcctgtctcctggtagcgcctccatgctctggacactacgctgacagacacatcaaacctttttgccacagctcgcattgatgtgccatcctggatgaactgcactacctgagccacttgtgtgggttgtagactccgtctcatgctaccactagagtgagagcaccgccagcattcaaaagtgaccaaaacatcagccaggaagcataggaactgagaagtggtctgtggccaccacctgtagaatcactccttttttgagggtgccttgctaattgcctataatttccaccttttgtctcttccatttgtacaacagcatgtgaaatttattgtcaatcagtgttgcttcctaagtggacagtttgatttcacagaagtgtgattgacttggagttacattgtgttgtttaagtgttccctttatttttttgagcagtgtataatgtatGACATCATGTAGCTGCTTAGCTGAAGATGGGGGTGTTGGCTAATTTATTGAGTTGCAATGTCACTGCaatagcagcagcagcactatTCTGTCAAAAATATATTGCAGCAGTTTATGTGGTGAAGTTTGGTGTTATGCATCCATGTTGACTGACATGGCAGGCCATGACTGACAGGCATCTGTTTTCAGTGCTTTGACAATGTAGGTTTGCTGTCATCAGACCAATCCTTTGTTGAGGTTCCAGGATCATGACTAAGCCATGTTGTTAGTGGTAAAATACTGATtgtctatgattctcactgttcgTTCGATTTGAAGGCATACTTTATCTAATGAACCTTTTCCCCCTCTGTTCAGATAATCGATCATGGCTACTACTGAGAATGCAGAGACAAGTTTACCAGAAAACAAAGTAGACCATCATGGGAGTGCTTACCCGAACACAAAGCACCCAACGAAAGTCCAGTACTGTGGAGGTAAGTGTATGattgcgtccaaaatggcacgcTATTCTAGTGATCTATAGATGATCATGGCCAATTCCTAAAACATTGTTTTGTAATGTCACATTATTGTCAAGGTCTAACACTTCTCcatgtacttttttttttgtagTGTGTTCCTTGCCAACAGAGTATTGTGAGTACATGCCTGAGCCAGCCAAATGCAGGCAGTGGCTGGAGAAGAACTTCCCAGATGTGTTTGCCAGAATGAGTGTAGGTGAGTTCCATCAGACAGTCTCCCACTCCCTCCCTTATTTTTCCTATCAGGAAGATGGGTGCTGTTATATTAAAAtactttattttttttcttctgccTTACTGGTCCGGTAGGAAATGCTCCCAAGCAGGACACCGGCTGTGAAGAGGCGCCACctgttggagaggaggaggagaggaagaagcagaAGAGAGGTCTGAGTTCAACTCTTCAGTTTTAGTTTTGGATTCTTAAAAAATGCTTCCTTCCTCCTCAAATCCTAACCCAGTGTTTCCCGGCACACTCTTCAGGGACCCTCTAGCCGGTCTACATACTTGTTATATTCCAGACTATTGTTCTAGTCATCAAGCTCTTAATTGGCAGTTGCGGTGTGTGTGTAAAATTACTGGGGTAGCCAAGCCAGGAAGAATACATATTACAACCTATATGTagtgataattgcattgtttgctctgTAACCCGTTAAGCAAAGACAAGTCACACAGTGGCTGAATACATTTAACCACACTTTTGTTTCCGAACAAAACTGGAGAGTAGCGTCTTTCCGATGATGTCCACAATgcaaatattgcatgtaacaaatagttacatgacctacagcagggatgggcaattTACGACCCACAGCCCCCCTTTTGTAGGAACTCCATCGGGGGCTCGGCTTACTGTttagagttagaatagtagaatagacAAGTTCTGcctcagcagtttttctcttatgtttgtcagtcactgacagtcactcaattagccactcaatgtcagcaaaacatttttttttattgataaGTTAGTCTAGCAGCCAGCGATCTAAACTTGTAGTAGTCATGGTCGAGTTACTGACCGGGGTGGTCCCCATTGATTTTGTAAGTCacgctcactcagatatcattaaaaactgcaaacatttctctccaccctatggaagaatgtgtagaattgcaggaaattagctgtaaacgGACATTTTTTCCCTctttgccccatggcaaaatgagtcgAATCTCATGAAATCAgttataaaattgctaaatcttctctccaccctatggcaaaatgtgtagaattgcagtaaACTTGCTTTTAAACTGCAACCTTTTCTCTATGCTCCATGGCAAAATgtctagaattgcaggaaattaactctaaAACGTACATTTTAGGGCTCACAAAAGTGTAGGGCTGTGGGTATGCAGACAGCGAGCCTCtgtggcccctcatgatgagttcagattttttgggcccccacccccatcaaagctGCCCATCCCTGACCCTCAGCATGGTCAATCAACTTCATGTTTCCTACATTTTACAACTACTAAACaattattgatttagaaccatggagagttaccgcaagtcccAAAGGAAATAGGAGCTGCCTCCGCTATTCTAGCATCATTTCATCATCATCAAATCAACTATagcctatgcttagtctaatgaAGTTAAAgaaaccaaaaacaatttagtccaatcaacgtaagctaaatataatgtggctgtccatggtactgttttgtgtgtgcgtgcatgtcgaAAACTTGTTGACATGCTAATGCCATCCTACCCTCTTTCATGTTTCCAAAATGgtctgactgtcatacagtacacatttttagtttttgttgtcctagactAGGCTACCTGGGTAAAATGTTTGCCAGCCAACTTTCTCTCATGGGCAACGATGagccagct
It encodes:
- the denr gene encoding density-regulated protein isoform X1, which encodes MATTENAETSLPENKVDHHGSAYPNTKHPTKVQYCGVCSLPTEYCEYMPEPAKCRQWLEKNFPDVFARMSVGPVGNAPKQDTGCEEAPPVGEEEERKKQKRGGRGQIKQKKKTVPQKITIAKIPRAKKKYVTRVCGMNTFDIDLKEAQRFFAQKFSCGASVTAEDEIIIQGDFTEDIIDVIQEKWPEVDDDSIDDLGEVKK